From the Micromonospora sediminicola genome, one window contains:
- a CDS encoding MarR family winged helix-turn-helix transcriptional regulator, translating to MNTDHIDEIVSQWRRERPDLDPSPMLVIGRIQWLADALDAALRPPFAAAGLGNGEFDVLAALRRAGAPHTLTPGQLSHRMLVTTGAVTKRVDRLIARGLVYRATHETDARGRVVGLTPAGLKLIDRLVEEHLANEAALLRGLTDRERADLERLLETLARTVDR from the coding sequence GTGAACACTGACCACATCGACGAGATCGTCAGCCAGTGGCGTCGCGAGCGGCCGGACCTCGATCCGAGCCCGATGCTGGTCATCGGCCGGATCCAGTGGCTGGCGGACGCCCTCGACGCGGCCCTGCGTCCGCCGTTCGCCGCCGCGGGTCTCGGCAACGGCGAGTTCGACGTGCTCGCGGCGCTGCGCCGGGCGGGCGCGCCGCACACGCTCACGCCCGGACAGTTGAGCCACCGGATGCTCGTCACCACCGGAGCGGTGACCAAGCGGGTGGACCGGCTGATCGCCCGCGGGCTCGTGTACCGGGCGACGCACGAGACCGACGCGCGCGGCCGGGTGGTCGGGTTGACCCCCGCCGGGCTGAAGCTGATCGACCGGCTCGTGGAGGAGCATCTGGCCAACGAGGCGGCCCTCCTGCGTGGCCTCACCGACCGCGAGCGGGCGGACCTGGAGCGCCTGTTGGAGACCTTGGCGCGCACTGTGGACCGGTGA
- a CDS encoding mycothiol-dependent nitroreductase Rv2466c family protein codes for MEDALVDASSPTVTAYVDPSCPFAWITSRWLLEVARLRPIALRFEVMSLAVINEHRELEPWYREFNDRAWGPARVCAAAAAHHGPAALTRLYPALGRRIHDEGDKNLDTVVPAALAEAGLPLDLADAAHHGDVDALMRASTARAQELVGEDLGTPTVVVDDVAFFGPVLTSIPRGDEALRVFDGARLLATCGAFSELKRARAEGLSFA; via the coding sequence ATGGAAGATGCTCTGGTCGATGCGTCGTCGCCGACGGTCACGGCCTACGTGGACCCGTCCTGCCCGTTCGCCTGGATCACCTCCCGCTGGCTCCTGGAGGTGGCCCGCCTCCGTCCGATCGCCCTGCGCTTCGAGGTGATGAGCCTGGCCGTGATCAACGAGCACCGCGAGCTGGAGCCCTGGTATCGCGAGTTCAACGACCGGGCCTGGGGGCCGGCGCGGGTGTGTGCGGCCGCAGCCGCGCACCACGGCCCCGCCGCCCTCACGCGTCTCTATCCGGCGCTCGGTCGCCGGATCCACGACGAGGGCGACAAGAACCTGGACACCGTCGTTCCGGCAGCCCTGGCCGAGGCGGGTCTTCCCCTCGACCTGGCCGACGCCGCCCACCACGGCGACGTCGATGCCCTGATGCGGGCGAGCACCGCACGCGCGCAGGAACTCGTCGGCGAGGACCTCGGGACGCCGACCGTGGTCGTCGACGACGTGGCCTTCTTTGGCCCGGTGCTCACCTCGATCCCTCGCGGCGACGAGGCGCTGCGGGTCTTCGACGGGGCCCGCCTGCTCGCCACCTGCGGCGCCTTCTCCGAACTCAAACGCGCCCGCGCGGAGGGGCTCAGCTTCGCCTAG
- a CDS encoding SDR family oxidoreductase yields MATPILVTGGTGTLGRHVVPLLRAAGHPVRVLSRRGGRTGDGVTHVTADLLTDADLVPATRGVDTVLHLAGGAKGDDRAAGNLVRAARRAGVTHLVHVSVVGADRVPLAWMRSKLDAERAVVDSGLPWTVLRAAQFHDLVLTMLATMARLPVVPVPGGLRLQPVDAGEVAARLVELALGAPAGLTPDLAGPGTHGVDELLTGYLTATGRRRPRLPVRVPGRAGRAYREGANLARPGATVGVRTWDDFLARRAQRPWRRG; encoded by the coding sequence ATGGCGACACCCATTCTGGTCACCGGCGGCACCGGCACGCTCGGCCGGCACGTCGTACCGCTGCTGCGGGCGGCGGGGCACCCGGTCCGGGTGCTCAGCCGCCGCGGCGGCCGGACCGGTGACGGCGTCACCCACGTCACCGCCGACCTGCTCACCGACGCGGACCTCGTCCCCGCGACACGCGGAGTGGACACCGTGCTGCACCTGGCCGGCGGCGCCAAGGGCGACGACCGGGCCGCCGGCAACCTGGTCCGGGCGGCGCGCCGGGCCGGCGTGACGCACCTGGTGCACGTCTCCGTCGTCGGCGCCGACCGGGTGCCGCTGGCCTGGATGCGGTCCAAGCTCGACGCCGAGCGCGCGGTGGTCGACTCGGGGCTGCCGTGGACGGTGCTGCGGGCCGCCCAGTTCCACGACCTGGTGCTGACCATGCTGGCGACGATGGCGAGGCTGCCGGTGGTCCCGGTCCCCGGCGGGCTGCGGCTGCAACCCGTCGACGCCGGCGAGGTGGCGGCGCGACTGGTGGAGCTGGCGCTCGGCGCGCCCGCCGGCCTGACGCCCGACCTGGCCGGCCCTGGTACGCACGGCGTCGACGAGCTGCTGACGGGCTACCTGACCGCCACCGGCCGGCGTCGGCCACGGCTGCCGGTGCGGGTTCCCGGGCGGGCGGGCCGGGCCTACCGGGAGGGGGCCAACCTGGCCCGGCCGGGCGCGACGGTCGGCGTACGGACCTGGGACGACTTCCTGGCGCGGCGGGCTCAGCGGCCGTGGCGACGGGGCTAG
- the sigJ gene encoding RNA polymerase sigma factor SigJ — MGDTLAERFERQRPRLRAVAYRLLGSLSEAEDAVQETWLRLARADAGAIDNLDAWLTTVVARVSLNTLRSRAARREDPFDGHLPDPVVEPDADPAHAAVLADAVGLALLVVLDTLTPTERLAFVLHDMFGVPFDEIGPLVDRSPAAARQLASRARRRVRGQAPAPDPDLARQRAVVDAFLTAARDGDFDALIAVLHPDVVLRSDGGTARARHTTVLTGAPAVAAQATTFGRLSPYARPVLVNGAAGVLVSAGGRTLSVMAFTVVAGRVAAVDVIADPRRLAALGLAG, encoded by the coding sequence GTGGGTGACACCCTGGCGGAGCGGTTCGAACGGCAGCGGCCCCGGCTGCGGGCGGTGGCCTACCGGCTGCTCGGTTCGCTGTCCGAGGCCGAGGACGCCGTGCAGGAGACCTGGCTGCGGCTGGCCCGCGCCGACGCCGGCGCGATCGACAACCTGGACGCCTGGTTGACCACAGTGGTCGCCCGGGTCAGCCTGAACACGTTGCGGTCCCGTGCCGCCCGTCGGGAGGACCCGTTCGACGGCCACCTGCCCGACCCGGTGGTGGAACCGGACGCCGACCCCGCGCACGCGGCGGTGCTCGCCGACGCGGTGGGCCTGGCGCTGCTGGTGGTGCTGGACACGCTCACCCCGACCGAGCGGCTGGCGTTCGTGCTGCACGACATGTTCGGGGTGCCGTTCGACGAGATCGGCCCCCTGGTCGACCGCTCGCCGGCGGCGGCCCGGCAGCTCGCCAGCCGGGCCCGCCGTCGGGTACGCGGGCAGGCGCCCGCCCCGGACCCGGACCTGGCCCGTCAGCGCGCGGTGGTGGACGCGTTCCTGACCGCCGCCCGCGACGGCGACTTCGACGCGCTGATCGCGGTGCTCCACCCGGACGTCGTGCTCCGCTCCGACGGCGGGACCGCGCGGGCCCGGCACACCACCGTGCTCACCGGCGCGCCGGCGGTGGCCGCGCAGGCGACGACGTTCGGCCGGCTGTCCCCGTACGCCCGACCCGTGCTGGTCAACGGCGCCGCCGGGGTGCTGGTGAGCGCCGGCGGGCGGACGCTGTCGGTGATGGCGTTCACGGTCGTGGCCGGACGCGTCGCCGCCGTGGACGTGATCGCCGACCCGCGCCGGCTGGCCGCGCTCGGCCTCGCCGGCTGA
- a CDS encoding GNAT family N-acetyltransferase — MTAAPTLHFHADPGEFLAVAGDHLAADPVVGTVVASVTNRAAARRAEGVATPDGDWWLVVRDARGAVVGVGMRAAPFPPRPPFLLPMPTEAAVALARTWHGRGEEVTAVNGALPAARECAAEVARLGGGRVEVAQHTRLHELDELMPPASAPGALRVAAEDDVDLVAAWYDAFMADADEQAGRARGASAHETPDREELLRRIRGGRVWLWTDPAGRPVHLTAANPTSFGVARVGPVYTPPQQRGRGWAAAAVAEVSRLLRAEGARVCLYTDQANPTSNRLYARLGFRPVVDMANLVVVR, encoded by the coding sequence ATGACCGCCGCCCCCACCCTCCACTTCCATGCCGACCCGGGCGAGTTCCTCGCCGTCGCCGGCGACCACCTGGCCGCGGACCCGGTGGTCGGCACCGTGGTCGCCAGCGTCACGAACCGGGCCGCCGCCCGCCGGGCCGAAGGGGTCGCGACACCCGACGGCGACTGGTGGTTGGTGGTCCGGGACGCCCGCGGCGCGGTGGTCGGGGTGGGGATGCGGGCCGCCCCCTTCCCGCCGCGCCCGCCGTTCCTGCTGCCGATGCCGACGGAGGCGGCCGTCGCGCTGGCCCGGACGTGGCACGGGCGCGGCGAGGAGGTGACCGCGGTCAACGGTGCCCTGCCGGCGGCCCGCGAGTGCGCCGCCGAGGTGGCCCGGCTCGGTGGCGGCCGGGTCGAGGTCGCCCAGCACACCCGGCTGCACGAACTCGACGAGCTGATGCCGCCCGCGTCGGCCCCGGGCGCGCTGCGGGTCGCCGCGGAGGACGACGTCGACCTGGTCGCCGCGTGGTACGACGCGTTCATGGCCGACGCCGACGAGCAGGCGGGCCGCGCGCGCGGCGCCAGCGCCCACGAGACGCCCGACCGCGAGGAGCTGCTCCGCCGCATCCGGGGCGGCCGGGTCTGGTTGTGGACCGACCCGGCGGGCCGGCCGGTGCACCTCACCGCCGCCAACCCGACGTCGTTCGGCGTGGCCCGGGTCGGCCCGGTCTACACGCCGCCGCAGCAGCGCGGTCGGGGTTGGGCCGCCGCCGCGGTCGCCGAGGTCAGCCGCCTGTTGCGGGCCGAGGGCGCCCGGGTGTGCCTCTACACCGACCAGGCGAACCCGACGTCGAACCGGCTCTACGCACGGCTCGGCTTCCGGCCGGTGGTCGACATGGCCAACCTGGTCGTCGTGCGCTGA
- a CDS encoding methyltransferase domain-containing protein, translating to MSRLSTAVEPRDGFGAALRRRAGAHWLVQADGVRRRLPVERWHGRAEPAIAAVVDRCHGPTLDLGCGPGRLTAALTRSGVTTLGVDVCARAVALARSRGAVAVRADLFDPLPAEGRWRHVVLLDGNIGIGGDPGRLLRRCRELLHPDGTVLVELEPPGSGAWQGQAYVVSGRRRGPSFGWARLDTRAVHSPAATAGLAVRDVRPAGGRWFAELAAGRALAPGVAEKGFGGAPAGR from the coding sequence GTGAGCCGGCTCAGCACCGCGGTGGAGCCGCGGGACGGCTTCGGGGCCGCGCTGCGGCGGCGGGCCGGCGCGCACTGGCTGGTGCAGGCCGACGGCGTGCGGCGCCGGCTGCCGGTGGAGCGGTGGCACGGCCGGGCGGAGCCGGCGATCGCCGCGGTCGTGGACCGCTGCCACGGACCGACGCTGGACCTCGGCTGCGGCCCGGGCCGGCTCACCGCGGCGCTGACGCGCTCCGGCGTGACCACGCTCGGGGTCGACGTGTGCGCCCGGGCGGTGGCGCTGGCCCGGTCCCGGGGCGCGGTCGCGGTGCGGGCCGACCTGTTCGATCCGCTGCCCGCCGAGGGCCGGTGGCGGCACGTGGTGCTGCTGGACGGCAACATCGGCATCGGCGGCGATCCGGGCCGCCTGCTGCGCCGGTGCCGGGAGCTGCTGCACCCGGACGGCACGGTCCTGGTCGAGCTGGAGCCGCCGGGCAGCGGCGCCTGGCAGGGTCAGGCGTACGTGGTCTCCGGGCGACGCCGGGGGCCCAGCTTCGGCTGGGCGCGGCTGGACACCCGGGCGGTGCACAGTCCCGCCGCGACGGCCGGCCTGGCCGTACGCGACGTGCGACCGGCCGGCGGACGCTGGTTCGCGGAGCTGGCCGCCGGACGAGCCCTCGCGCCGGGCGTCGCGGAAAAGGGTTTCGGCGGGGCGCCGGCCGGCCGCTAG
- a CDS encoding TIGR04282 family arsenosugar biosynthesis glycosyltransferase produces MTVLLVVAKAPVPGAVKTRLCPPASPVRAARIAAAALRDTVDAVAATPGVVPVLALAGRLADAEDGADLAAAVAGWPVLPQRGDGLADRLAQAHADVADAYPDRPVFQIGMDTPQLTPARLAAAVRRLALPGTDAVLGPAADGGWWALGLRDPRRAAALRDVPMSTVDTGRLTHAALVGAGLRVAALPTLRDVDDWADARAVARAAPGGRFAREVAALRPVLVPGGDR; encoded by the coding sequence GTGACCGTCCTGCTGGTGGTGGCGAAGGCGCCGGTGCCCGGCGCGGTGAAGACCCGCCTCTGCCCACCGGCGTCCCCGGTGCGGGCGGCCCGGATCGCCGCCGCCGCGCTGCGCGACACGGTGGACGCGGTCGCCGCCACCCCGGGTGTCGTGCCGGTCCTGGCGCTGGCCGGGCGTCTCGCCGACGCCGAGGACGGGGCGGACCTGGCCGCCGCCGTGGCCGGGTGGCCGGTGCTGCCGCAGCGCGGTGACGGCCTGGCCGACCGGCTCGCGCAGGCGCACGCCGACGTGGCCGACGCGTACCCGGATCGGCCGGTGTTCCAGATCGGCATGGACACCCCGCAGCTGACCCCGGCGCGGTTGGCCGCCGCCGTACGCCGGTTGGCCCTGCCCGGGACCGACGCGGTGCTCGGGCCGGCGGCGGACGGCGGCTGGTGGGCGCTGGGGCTGCGGGACCCGAGGCGCGCGGCGGCGTTGCGCGACGTGCCGATGTCGACCGTCGACACCGGCCGGCTCACCCACGCGGCGCTGGTCGGCGCCGGCCTGCGGGTCGCGGCGCTGCCGACGCTGCGCGACGTGGACGACTGGGCCGACGCGCGGGCGGTGGCCCGCGCCGCGCCGGGCGGACGGTTCGCCCGCGAGGTGGCCGCGCTGCGGCCGGTCCTGGTGCCCGGCGGCGACCGGTGA
- a CDS encoding glycosyltransferase family 2 protein, with product MRTQIDVVLPCLDEAAALPGVLGALPPGYRAIVVDNGSRDGSPEVAARHGARVVREPRRGYGAAVHTGLEHAETELVCVLDADGSFDPGELPALVAPVAAGTADLSVGRRRPVSTSAWPWHARAGTAVVAALLRQRGVPLRDLSPIRVARREALLALGVTDRAFGYPLELMIRAAAAGWRIHEHDVRYAPRAAGTRSKVSGSVRGTVRATRDFLTVLRTVDGRR from the coding sequence ATGCGGACACAGATCGACGTGGTGCTGCCGTGCCTGGACGAGGCCGCCGCCCTGCCCGGGGTGCTGGGCGCGCTGCCGCCCGGCTACCGGGCGATCGTGGTGGACAACGGCTCCCGGGACGGCTCGCCCGAGGTGGCCGCCCGGCACGGCGCCCGGGTGGTACGCGAGCCCCGGCGCGGTTACGGCGCGGCCGTGCACACCGGGCTGGAACACGCCGAGACCGAGCTGGTCTGCGTGCTGGACGCGGACGGCTCGTTCGATCCCGGTGAGCTGCCGGCGCTGGTCGCCCCGGTGGCGGCCGGCACGGCCGACCTGTCGGTGGGCCGCCGGCGGCCGGTGTCCACCTCGGCCTGGCCGTGGCACGCCCGGGCCGGCACCGCGGTCGTCGCCGCGCTGCTGCGGCAGCGGGGGGTGCCGCTGCGCGACCTCAGCCCCATCCGGGTGGCGCGGCGGGAGGCGCTGCTCGCGCTCGGGGTCACCGACCGCGCGTTCGGCTACCCCCTGGAGCTGATGATCCGGGCGGCGGCGGCCGGTTGGCGGATCCACGAACACGACGTGCGCTACGCCCCGCGGGCCGCCGGCACGCGGTCCAAGGTGTCCGGCTCGGTACGCGGCACGGTCCGGGCCACCCGCGACTTCCTGACGGTCCTGCGCACCGTGGACGGCCGTCGGTGA
- a CDS encoding NAD-dependent epimerase/dehydratase family protein produces MRVLVTGAAGFIGSQIADLLAAEGHQPVCLDALLPQAHGGTLPEWARRHDPVVGDVRDAALLDRLLPGVDAVCHQAAMVGHGLDPSDAPDYAGHNDLGTAVLLAAMHRAGVRRLVLASSMVVYGEGRYTCARHGVVRPAPRRTADLAAGRYDPTCPACGGTLAPALVPEDAPLEPRSTYAASKLAQEHYAAAWARQTGGGVWALRYHNVYGPRMPRDTPYAGVASLFRSALAAGRAPVVLEDGHQRRDFVHVTDVARANLLALTAPPPEGLVAVNVCSGEPHTVGDLAVALARAMDGPAPEVVGGARAADVRHVVADPARARELLGYTARVGFVEGVTAFATDPLRAPAALSPA; encoded by the coding sequence ATGCGGGTACTGGTCACCGGCGCGGCCGGGTTCATCGGATCGCAGATCGCCGACCTGCTGGCCGCCGAGGGCCACCAGCCGGTCTGCCTGGACGCCCTGCTGCCGCAGGCGCACGGCGGGACGCTGCCGGAGTGGGCCCGCCGGCACGACCCGGTGGTCGGCGACGTGCGCGACGCCGCGCTGCTGGACCGCCTGTTGCCGGGCGTGGACGCGGTCTGCCACCAGGCGGCGATGGTCGGCCACGGGCTGGACCCGTCCGACGCTCCCGACTACGCGGGGCACAACGACCTCGGCACGGCGGTGCTGCTGGCCGCCATGCACCGGGCCGGGGTGCGGCGGCTGGTGCTGGCCAGCTCCATGGTGGTCTACGGCGAGGGGCGCTACACCTGCGCCCGGCACGGGGTGGTCCGTCCGGCCCCGCGCCGCACCGCCGACCTGGCCGCCGGCCGCTACGACCCGACCTGCCCGGCGTGCGGCGGCACGCTCGCCCCGGCCCTGGTGCCCGAGGACGCGCCGCTGGAGCCGCGCAGCACGTACGCGGCGAGCAAGCTGGCCCAGGAGCACTACGCCGCGGCGTGGGCCCGGCAGACCGGCGGCGGCGTGTGGGCGCTGCGCTACCACAATGTGTACGGGCCGCGGATGCCCCGCGACACCCCGTACGCCGGGGTGGCCTCGCTGTTCCGCTCGGCGCTGGCCGCCGGGCGGGCGCCGGTCGTGCTGGAGGACGGACACCAGCGGCGCGACTTCGTGCACGTGACGGACGTGGCCCGGGCGAACCTGCTGGCGCTGACCGCGCCGCCGCCGGAGGGTCTGGTCGCGGTGAACGTCTGCTCCGGCGAGCCGCACACGGTCGGCGACCTGGCGGTGGCGTTGGCCCGGGCGATGGACGGCCCGGCGCCGGAGGTGGTCGGCGGCGCGCGGGCGGCCGACGTGCGGCACGTGGTGGCCGATCCGGCCCGCGCCCGGGAGCTGCTCGGCTACACCGCGCGGGTCGGTTTCGTCGAAGGCGTCACCGCCTTCGCCACCGATCCCCTCCGCGCCCCCGCCGCCCTCTCCCCCGCCTGA
- a CDS encoding molybdopterin-dependent oxidoreductase gives MPTDAATAGGGGSDVPPPPGPGYAAPARLWRALDRRRPPGVDAVDRSWRSPVRGPWLTSVLGAALLVTLPLVIVTGLLDWIAYGPRLGQAFPRDVGWLHPPVFDWPTRPVWLFRLTQGLHVTLGIVLVPVVLTKLWSVVPKLFAWPPARSLAQVLERLSLLLLVGGILFQSATGLLNVQYAYLFGFDFYTAHWYGAWVFTVALVVHVTIKLPRLVTALRGPGFARTPVARTRAEPLDPDGLVARHPGPATMSRRGVLALAGGGALLLAALAVGQSVDALRRTALLLPRGRRVDDGPTGFPVNRTAAAAGVTPDRTGADWRLTLRAGDRTRTLDRAGLLALPQHTATLPIACVEGWSTSQTWTGVRLRDLAALVGADAPAAARVRSLERGGQFNRATLHGGQVDDRDALLALRVNGVDLSPDHGFPARIVVPALPGVHCTKWVEEIVFDG, from the coding sequence GTGCCCACCGATGCCGCGACCGCGGGAGGCGGCGGGTCCGACGTCCCGCCGCCGCCCGGACCCGGGTACGCCGCCCCGGCCCGGCTCTGGCGCGCGCTGGACCGGCGCCGTCCGCCCGGCGTCGACGCGGTGGACCGGTCCTGGCGCAGTCCGGTACGCGGCCCGTGGCTGACCTCGGTGCTGGGCGCCGCGCTGCTGGTCACGCTGCCGCTGGTGATCGTCACCGGGCTGCTCGACTGGATCGCCTACGGCCCCCGTCTCGGGCAGGCGTTTCCCCGGGACGTGGGCTGGCTGCACCCACCGGTGTTCGACTGGCCGACCCGCCCGGTGTGGCTGTTCCGCCTCACCCAGGGGCTGCACGTCACGCTCGGGATCGTGCTGGTGCCGGTGGTGCTGACCAAGCTCTGGTCGGTGGTGCCGAAGCTGTTCGCCTGGCCGCCGGCCCGCTCGCTCGCGCAGGTGCTGGAACGCCTGTCGTTGTTGCTGCTGGTCGGCGGGATCCTGTTCCAGAGCGCCACCGGCCTGCTCAACGTCCAGTACGCGTACCTGTTCGGCTTCGACTTCTACACCGCACACTGGTACGGCGCCTGGGTGTTCACCGTCGCGCTGGTGGTCCACGTGACGATCAAGCTGCCCCGGCTGGTGACCGCGCTGCGCGGGCCGGGCTTCGCGCGTACCCCGGTGGCGCGGACCCGGGCGGAGCCGCTCGATCCGGACGGCCTGGTGGCCCGCCACCCGGGCCCGGCGACGATGAGCCGCCGAGGCGTGCTGGCGCTGGCCGGCGGGGGCGCGCTGCTGCTGGCCGCGCTGGCCGTCGGGCAGAGCGTGGACGCGTTGCGACGGACCGCGTTGCTGCTGCCCCGCGGCCGGCGGGTCGACGACGGACCGACCGGTTTCCCGGTCAACCGCACCGCCGCCGCGGCCGGCGTCACCCCGGACCGGACCGGTGCCGACTGGCGGCTGACGCTGCGCGCCGGCGACCGGACGCGGACGCTGGACCGGGCCGGGTTGCTCGCGCTGCCCCAGCACACCGCCACCCTGCCGATCGCCTGCGTGGAGGGCTGGTCCACCTCGCAGACCTGGACCGGCGTACGCCTGCGGGACCTGGCCGCGCTGGTCGGTGCCGACGCGCCCGCCGCCGCCCGGGTCCGGTCGCTGGAGCGCGGCGGGCAGTTCAACCGGGCCACCCTGCACGGCGGTCAGGTCGACGATCGGGACGCGCTGCTCGCGCTGCGGGTCAACGGCGTCGACCTCAGCCCCGACCACGGCTTCCCGGCGCGGATCGTGGTGCCCGCGCTGCCCGGCGTGCACTGCACCAAGTGGGTCGAGGAGATCGTGTTCGATGGCTGA
- a CDS encoding SLC13 family permease, translated as METVGDPPSAAPDRPRRRRLHTLDWIAIGLAVVGVGCVLTGLLPRADAEATVRRIVPILIFLGTVVVLAELTAVAGVFDALAARVAITARGSFRALFWLCVAVASLTTIALNLDTTAVLLTPVMIALARTLNVPPTPLAMTTVWLANTASLLLPVSNLTNILASDRIGLDPLPWAARMWWPQLVAIAITMLLLWWWYWRPARAGADPFVPPPPYAPPDRTLYRTALAACLLFVAAVLAGIEIGIASGVAAAILVAGFAVRARHRLRPALVPWRLLVFVTGLFLVVQTIGRHGLDTVMGTLIGTDPGAEGALRAGAVGALFSNVVNNLPAYLAGEAVIAVDRHTQLLALLVGTNVGPLATPWASLATLIWYERCRAAGVAVPLGRFVATSAALAALATAATVAALLVGPGA; from the coding sequence GTGGAGACCGTCGGCGATCCGCCGTCCGCCGCGCCGGACCGGCCCCGTCGGCGGCGCCTGCACACGCTGGACTGGATCGCGATCGGGCTGGCCGTGGTCGGTGTGGGCTGCGTGCTCACCGGGCTGCTCCCCCGCGCCGACGCCGAGGCCACCGTGCGGCGGATCGTCCCCATCCTGATCTTCCTCGGCACGGTGGTGGTGCTGGCCGAGCTGACCGCGGTGGCCGGGGTCTTCGACGCGCTCGCCGCCCGGGTGGCGATCACCGCCCGGGGCAGCTTCCGGGCGTTGTTCTGGCTCTGCGTCGCCGTCGCCTCGCTGACCACGATCGCGCTCAACCTGGACACCACGGCGGTGCTGCTGACGCCGGTGATGATCGCCCTGGCCCGCACCCTGAACGTGCCGCCGACCCCGCTGGCGATGACCACGGTGTGGCTGGCCAACACGGCGAGCCTGCTGCTGCCGGTGTCCAACCTGACCAACATCCTGGCCAGCGACCGGATCGGTCTCGACCCGCTGCCCTGGGCGGCCCGGATGTGGTGGCCGCAGCTGGTCGCCATCGCGATCACCATGCTGCTGCTCTGGTGGTGGTACTGGCGACCGGCCCGCGCCGGCGCCGATCCGTTCGTCCCGCCGCCGCCGTACGCGCCGCCGGACCGGACGCTCTACCGGACCGCGCTCGCCGCCTGCCTGCTGTTCGTCGCCGCCGTCCTGGCCGGAATCGAGATCGGGATCGCCTCCGGGGTGGCCGCCGCGATCCTGGTCGCCGGCTTCGCCGTGCGGGCCCGGCACCGGCTGCGGCCGGCGCTGGTGCCGTGGCGGCTGCTGGTCTTCGTGACCGGGCTGTTCCTGGTGGTGCAGACCATCGGCCGGCACGGCCTGGACACCGTGATGGGCACGCTCATCGGCACCGACCCGGGGGCGGAGGGGGCGCTGCGGGCCGGCGCGGTCGGGGCGCTGTTCAGCAACGTGGTCAACAACCTGCCGGCCTACCTGGCCGGCGAGGCGGTCATCGCCGTCGACCGACACACCCAGTTGCTGGCGTTGCTGGTCGGCACGAACGTCGGCCCGTTGGCCACGCCGTGGGCGTCGCTGGCCACCCTGATCTGGTACGAACGCTGCCGCGCCGCCGGCGTGGCGGTGCCGCTCGGCCGGTTCGTGGCGACCAGCGCCGCGTTGGCCGCGCTCGCCACGGCGGCCACGGTCGCGGCCCTGCTGGTCGGCCCCGGCGCCTGA